One genomic window of Mycteria americana isolate JAX WOST 10 ecotype Jacksonville Zoo and Gardens chromosome 6, USCA_MyAme_1.0, whole genome shotgun sequence includes the following:
- the SPPL2A gene encoding signal peptide peptidase-like 2A isoform X4 yields MRAAGLLWVALWGLLLPSVTADEGILHASGNGVPPVTKDYCIIYNSNWISLPKSLDNATFRTLENLTSTVLCNSSEVPSGLMKDKAVVVMRGNCTFLEKARIAQSLGAKMLLIASKPRLSPLSDNKTDFEDVTLPVALIRYNDIVDMQLTLGNEVNVTLYSPPLPEFDYSMVVIFLIAVFTVALGGYWSGVAELENLKAIASPGERETRRKKEENVTFTPVTVILFVVICCVMLVLLYFFYKWLVYVIISVFCLASAMSLYNCLAALIGEIPFGQCRIACCNKNIEVRLIFLAVFCIAAAVVWAVFRNEDRWAWILQDILGVAFCLNFIKTLKMPNFKSCVILLGLLLLYDVFFVFITPFITKNGASIMVEVAAGPFGNSEKLPVVIRVPRLEYSASTLCDMPFSLLGFGDIIVPGLLVAYCRRFDVQTSSSSVYYISCTIAYAIGMVLTFIVLALMKMGQPALLYLVPCTLITSSLVAWRRKEMKKFWKGSSYQVSDSSKTPLLQDDGTPGLYRK; encoded by the exons ATGAGGGCCGCTGGGCTGCTGTGGGTCGCGCTGTGGGGCCTGCTGCTCCCGTCG GTAACTGCAGATGAGGGGATCCTGCATGCTTCCGGAAATGGTGTGCCTCCAGTAACAAAGGATTACTGCATAATTTACAATTCTAATTGGATATCTCTTCCAAAGAGTCTGGACAATGCA acttTCAGGACTCTGGAAAACCTGACTTCTACAGTACTCTGCAATTCTTCTGAAGTTCCTTCTGGCTTAATGAAGGACAAAGCAGTTGTAGTGATGAGAGGAAACTGCACTTTTTTGGAGAAAGCAAGAATTGCACAAAGTTTGGGTGCTAAAATGCTGTTGATTGCCAGTAAACCTAGGCTG TCTCCTCTTTCAGATAACAAGACTGATTTTGAAGATGTGACTCTTCCAGTTGCTCTTATAAGATATAATGACATAGTAGATATGCAGCTG acgCTTGGAAATGAAGTTAATGTGACTCTGTATTCACCACCTTTGCCAGAGTTTGATTACAGTATGGTTGTCATCTTCCTAATTGCTGTGTTTACAGTGGCACTAGGAGGCTACTGGAGCGGAGTAGCAGAACT TGAGAATTTGAAAGCAATAGCAAGTCCTGGGGAGAGAGAAACAAGacggaagaaggaagaaaatgttacTTTCACCCCTGTAACAGTTATCTTGTTTGTTGTCATCTGTTGTGTCATGCTGGTCTTACTTTATTTCTTCTACAAATGGTTAG tgtaTGTTATAATATCAGTCTTCTGCTTGGCATCTGCAATGAGTCTATACAACTGTCTTGCGGCATTAATAGGAGAAATACCATTTGGGCAGTGCAG gattGCATGTTGCAACAAAAACATTGAAGTGaggcttatttttcttgctgtattcTGCATAGCAGCAGCTGTTGTCTGGGCAGTGTTTCGAAATGAAGATAG GTGGGCTTGGATTTTGCAAGATATTTTGGGAGTTGCTTTCTGCCTAAACtttattaaaacactgaaaatgccCAACTTTAAG TCCTGTGTGATACTTCTAGGCCTTCTCCTTCTGTATGATGTATTTTTTGTCTTCATAACACCATTTATCACAAAG AATGGGGCAAGTATAATGGTTGAAGTTGCAGCTGGTCCTTTTGGAAACAGTGAAAAG TTACCTGTGGTTATTAGAGTGCCTAGACTTGAATACTCTGCATCGACACTGTGTGACATGCCATTTTCATTGTTGGGTTTTGGAGACATTATTGTCCCAG gGCTTCTGGTTGCCTATTGTCGAAGATTTGATGTTCAAACAAGTTCATCTTCTGTATACTACATTTCCTGTACAATAG CTTATGCCATTGGTATGGTGCTGACTTTCATTGTTTTGGCACTAATGAAGATGGGACAACCTGCCCTACTCTATCTTGTACCATGTACACTTATTACTAGCTCGCTTGTTGCTTGGAGGCGCAAAGAGATGAAGAAGTTTTGGAAAGGAAGCAGTTACCAG GTATCGGACTCCTCCAAGACGCCTTTGCTACAAG ATGATGGAACACCTGGATTatacaggaaatga
- the SPPL2A gene encoding signal peptide peptidase-like 2A isoform X2, translated as MRAAGLLWVALWGLLLPSVTADEGILHASGNGVPPVTKDYCIIYNSNWISLPKSLDNATFRTLENLTSTVLCNSSEVPSGLMKDKAVVVMRGNCTFLEKARIAQSLGAKMLLIASKPRLSPLSDNKTDFEDVTLPVALIRYNDIVDMQLTLGNEVNVTLYSPPLPEFDYSMVVIFLIAVFTVALGGYWSGVAELENLKAIASPGERETRRKKEENVTFTPVTVILFVVICCVMLVLLYFFYKWLVYVIISVFCLASAMSLYNCLAALIGEIPFGQCRIACCNKNIEVRLIFLAVFCIAAAVVWAVFRNEDRWAWILQDILGVAFCLNFIKTLKMPNFKSCVILLGLLLLYDVFFVFITPFITKNGASIMVEVAAGPFGNSEKNDGNLVEVPTERSAPHEKLPVVIRVPRLEYSASTLCDMPFSLLGFGDIIVPGLLVAYCRRFDVQTSSSSVYYISCTIAYAIGMVLTFIVLALMKMGQPALLYLVPCTLITSSLVAWRRKEMKKFWKGSSYQVSDSSKTPLLQDDGTPGLYRK; from the exons ATGAGGGCCGCTGGGCTGCTGTGGGTCGCGCTGTGGGGCCTGCTGCTCCCGTCG GTAACTGCAGATGAGGGGATCCTGCATGCTTCCGGAAATGGTGTGCCTCCAGTAACAAAGGATTACTGCATAATTTACAATTCTAATTGGATATCTCTTCCAAAGAGTCTGGACAATGCA acttTCAGGACTCTGGAAAACCTGACTTCTACAGTACTCTGCAATTCTTCTGAAGTTCCTTCTGGCTTAATGAAGGACAAAGCAGTTGTAGTGATGAGAGGAAACTGCACTTTTTTGGAGAAAGCAAGAATTGCACAAAGTTTGGGTGCTAAAATGCTGTTGATTGCCAGTAAACCTAGGCTG TCTCCTCTTTCAGATAACAAGACTGATTTTGAAGATGTGACTCTTCCAGTTGCTCTTATAAGATATAATGACATAGTAGATATGCAGCTG acgCTTGGAAATGAAGTTAATGTGACTCTGTATTCACCACCTTTGCCAGAGTTTGATTACAGTATGGTTGTCATCTTCCTAATTGCTGTGTTTACAGTGGCACTAGGAGGCTACTGGAGCGGAGTAGCAGAACT TGAGAATTTGAAAGCAATAGCAAGTCCTGGGGAGAGAGAAACAAGacggaagaaggaagaaaatgttacTTTCACCCCTGTAACAGTTATCTTGTTTGTTGTCATCTGTTGTGTCATGCTGGTCTTACTTTATTTCTTCTACAAATGGTTAG tgtaTGTTATAATATCAGTCTTCTGCTTGGCATCTGCAATGAGTCTATACAACTGTCTTGCGGCATTAATAGGAGAAATACCATTTGGGCAGTGCAG gattGCATGTTGCAACAAAAACATTGAAGTGaggcttatttttcttgctgtattcTGCATAGCAGCAGCTGTTGTCTGGGCAGTGTTTCGAAATGAAGATAG GTGGGCTTGGATTTTGCAAGATATTTTGGGAGTTGCTTTCTGCCTAAACtttattaaaacactgaaaatgccCAACTTTAAG TCCTGTGTGATACTTCTAGGCCTTCTCCTTCTGTATGATGTATTTTTTGTCTTCATAACACCATTTATCACAAAG AATGGGGCAAGTATAATGGTTGAAGTTGCAGCTGGTCCTTTTGGAAACAGTGAAAAG AATGATGGAAACTTGGTGGAAGTCCCTACTGAACGCTCAGCTCCCCATGAGAAA TTACCTGTGGTTATTAGAGTGCCTAGACTTGAATACTCTGCATCGACACTGTGTGACATGCCATTTTCATTGTTGGGTTTTGGAGACATTATTGTCCCAG gGCTTCTGGTTGCCTATTGTCGAAGATTTGATGTTCAAACAAGTTCATCTTCTGTATACTACATTTCCTGTACAATAG CTTATGCCATTGGTATGGTGCTGACTTTCATTGTTTTGGCACTAATGAAGATGGGACAACCTGCCCTACTCTATCTTGTACCATGTACACTTATTACTAGCTCGCTTGTTGCTTGGAGGCGCAAAGAGATGAAGAAGTTTTGGAAAGGAAGCAGTTACCAG GTATCGGACTCCTCCAAGACGCCTTTGCTACAAG ATGATGGAACACCTGGATTatacaggaaatga
- the SPPL2A gene encoding signal peptide peptidase-like 2A isoform X1 gives MRAAGLLWVALWGLLLPSVTADEGILHASGNGVPPVTKDYCIIYNSNWISLPKSLDNATFRTLENLTSTVLCNSSEVPSGLMKDKAVVVMRGNCTFLEKARIAQSLGAKMLLIASKPRLSPLSDNKTDFEDVTLPVALIRYNDIVDMQLTLGNEVNVTLYSPPLPEFDYSMVVIFLIAVFTVALGGYWSGVAELENLKAIASPGERETRRKKEENVTFTPVTVILFVVICCVMLVLLYFFYKWLVYVIISVFCLASAMSLYNCLAALIGEIPFGQCRIACCNKNIEVRLIFLAVFCIAAAVVWAVFRNEDRWAWILQDILGVAFCLNFIKTLKMPNFKSCVILLGLLLLYDVFFVFITPFITKNGASIMVEVAAGPFGNSEKNDGNLVEVPTERSAPHEKLPVVIRVPRLEYSASTLCDMPFSLLGFGDIIVPGLLVAYCRRFDVQTSSSSVYYISCTIAYAIGMVLTFIVLALMKMGQPALLYLVPCTLITSSLVAWRRKEMKKFWKGSSYQMMEHLDYTGNEESTASASEQPGGQ, from the exons ATGAGGGCCGCTGGGCTGCTGTGGGTCGCGCTGTGGGGCCTGCTGCTCCCGTCG GTAACTGCAGATGAGGGGATCCTGCATGCTTCCGGAAATGGTGTGCCTCCAGTAACAAAGGATTACTGCATAATTTACAATTCTAATTGGATATCTCTTCCAAAGAGTCTGGACAATGCA acttTCAGGACTCTGGAAAACCTGACTTCTACAGTACTCTGCAATTCTTCTGAAGTTCCTTCTGGCTTAATGAAGGACAAAGCAGTTGTAGTGATGAGAGGAAACTGCACTTTTTTGGAGAAAGCAAGAATTGCACAAAGTTTGGGTGCTAAAATGCTGTTGATTGCCAGTAAACCTAGGCTG TCTCCTCTTTCAGATAACAAGACTGATTTTGAAGATGTGACTCTTCCAGTTGCTCTTATAAGATATAATGACATAGTAGATATGCAGCTG acgCTTGGAAATGAAGTTAATGTGACTCTGTATTCACCACCTTTGCCAGAGTTTGATTACAGTATGGTTGTCATCTTCCTAATTGCTGTGTTTACAGTGGCACTAGGAGGCTACTGGAGCGGAGTAGCAGAACT TGAGAATTTGAAAGCAATAGCAAGTCCTGGGGAGAGAGAAACAAGacggaagaaggaagaaaatgttacTTTCACCCCTGTAACAGTTATCTTGTTTGTTGTCATCTGTTGTGTCATGCTGGTCTTACTTTATTTCTTCTACAAATGGTTAG tgtaTGTTATAATATCAGTCTTCTGCTTGGCATCTGCAATGAGTCTATACAACTGTCTTGCGGCATTAATAGGAGAAATACCATTTGGGCAGTGCAG gattGCATGTTGCAACAAAAACATTGAAGTGaggcttatttttcttgctgtattcTGCATAGCAGCAGCTGTTGTCTGGGCAGTGTTTCGAAATGAAGATAG GTGGGCTTGGATTTTGCAAGATATTTTGGGAGTTGCTTTCTGCCTAAACtttattaaaacactgaaaatgccCAACTTTAAG TCCTGTGTGATACTTCTAGGCCTTCTCCTTCTGTATGATGTATTTTTTGTCTTCATAACACCATTTATCACAAAG AATGGGGCAAGTATAATGGTTGAAGTTGCAGCTGGTCCTTTTGGAAACAGTGAAAAG AATGATGGAAACTTGGTGGAAGTCCCTACTGAACGCTCAGCTCCCCATGAGAAA TTACCTGTGGTTATTAGAGTGCCTAGACTTGAATACTCTGCATCGACACTGTGTGACATGCCATTTTCATTGTTGGGTTTTGGAGACATTATTGTCCCAG gGCTTCTGGTTGCCTATTGTCGAAGATTTGATGTTCAAACAAGTTCATCTTCTGTATACTACATTTCCTGTACAATAG CTTATGCCATTGGTATGGTGCTGACTTTCATTGTTTTGGCACTAATGAAGATGGGACAACCTGCCCTACTCTATCTTGTACCATGTACACTTATTACTAGCTCGCTTGTTGCTTGGAGGCGCAAAGAGATGAAGAAGTTTTGGAAAGGAAGCAGTTACCAG ATGATGGAACACCTGGATTatacaggaaatgaagaaagcacAGCATCAGCCAGCGAACAGCCTGGAGGACAATAA
- the LOC142411012 gene encoding CDC42 small effector protein 2-B-like has protein sequence MTEFLVCFNWCNGEQPQPKRRRRLDRNMIGEPMNFVHTVHVGAREMSSDYSSAVSIQDHMKSKGGYTNGTSATVEI, from the exons ATGACTGAATTCCTGGTTTGTTTTAATTGGTGCAATGGTGAACAGCCCCAGCCG aagaggCGTCGGAGACTGGACCGGAATATGATAGGAGAACCAATGAACTTTGTACACACTGTGCATGTTGGGGCAAGAGAGATGAGTAGTGACTATTCATCA GCTGTATCAATTCAGGACCACATGAAGTCTAAAGGTGGCTACACAAATGGCACTTCTGCAACTGTTGAGATATAG
- the SPPL2A gene encoding signal peptide peptidase-like 2A isoform X3: protein MRAAGLLWVALWGLLLPSVTADEGILHASGNGVPPVTKDYCIIYNSNWISLPKSLDNATFRTLENLTSTVLCNSSEVPSGLMKDKAVVVMRGNCTFLEKARIAQSLGAKMLLIASKPRLSPLSDNKTDFEDVTLPVALIRYNDIVDMQLTLGNEVNVTLYSPPLPEFDYSMVVIFLIAVFTVALGGYWSGVAELENLKAIASPGERETRRKKEENVTFTPVTVILFVVICCVMLVLLYFFYKWLVYVIISVFCLASAMSLYNCLAALIGEIPFGQCRIACCNKNIEVRLIFLAVFCIAAAVVWAVFRNEDRWAWILQDILGVAFCLNFIKTLKMPNFKSCVILLGLLLLYDVFFVFITPFITKNGASIMVEVAAGPFGNSEKLPVVIRVPRLEYSASTLCDMPFSLLGFGDIIVPGLLVAYCRRFDVQTSSSSVYYISCTIAYAIGMVLTFIVLALMKMGQPALLYLVPCTLITSSLVAWRRKEMKKFWKGSSYQMMEHLDYTGNEESTASASEQPGGQ, encoded by the exons ATGAGGGCCGCTGGGCTGCTGTGGGTCGCGCTGTGGGGCCTGCTGCTCCCGTCG GTAACTGCAGATGAGGGGATCCTGCATGCTTCCGGAAATGGTGTGCCTCCAGTAACAAAGGATTACTGCATAATTTACAATTCTAATTGGATATCTCTTCCAAAGAGTCTGGACAATGCA acttTCAGGACTCTGGAAAACCTGACTTCTACAGTACTCTGCAATTCTTCTGAAGTTCCTTCTGGCTTAATGAAGGACAAAGCAGTTGTAGTGATGAGAGGAAACTGCACTTTTTTGGAGAAAGCAAGAATTGCACAAAGTTTGGGTGCTAAAATGCTGTTGATTGCCAGTAAACCTAGGCTG TCTCCTCTTTCAGATAACAAGACTGATTTTGAAGATGTGACTCTTCCAGTTGCTCTTATAAGATATAATGACATAGTAGATATGCAGCTG acgCTTGGAAATGAAGTTAATGTGACTCTGTATTCACCACCTTTGCCAGAGTTTGATTACAGTATGGTTGTCATCTTCCTAATTGCTGTGTTTACAGTGGCACTAGGAGGCTACTGGAGCGGAGTAGCAGAACT TGAGAATTTGAAAGCAATAGCAAGTCCTGGGGAGAGAGAAACAAGacggaagaaggaagaaaatgttacTTTCACCCCTGTAACAGTTATCTTGTTTGTTGTCATCTGTTGTGTCATGCTGGTCTTACTTTATTTCTTCTACAAATGGTTAG tgtaTGTTATAATATCAGTCTTCTGCTTGGCATCTGCAATGAGTCTATACAACTGTCTTGCGGCATTAATAGGAGAAATACCATTTGGGCAGTGCAG gattGCATGTTGCAACAAAAACATTGAAGTGaggcttatttttcttgctgtattcTGCATAGCAGCAGCTGTTGTCTGGGCAGTGTTTCGAAATGAAGATAG GTGGGCTTGGATTTTGCAAGATATTTTGGGAGTTGCTTTCTGCCTAAACtttattaaaacactgaaaatgccCAACTTTAAG TCCTGTGTGATACTTCTAGGCCTTCTCCTTCTGTATGATGTATTTTTTGTCTTCATAACACCATTTATCACAAAG AATGGGGCAAGTATAATGGTTGAAGTTGCAGCTGGTCCTTTTGGAAACAGTGAAAAG TTACCTGTGGTTATTAGAGTGCCTAGACTTGAATACTCTGCATCGACACTGTGTGACATGCCATTTTCATTGTTGGGTTTTGGAGACATTATTGTCCCAG gGCTTCTGGTTGCCTATTGTCGAAGATTTGATGTTCAAACAAGTTCATCTTCTGTATACTACATTTCCTGTACAATAG CTTATGCCATTGGTATGGTGCTGACTTTCATTGTTTTGGCACTAATGAAGATGGGACAACCTGCCCTACTCTATCTTGTACCATGTACACTTATTACTAGCTCGCTTGTTGCTTGGAGGCGCAAAGAGATGAAGAAGTTTTGGAAAGGAAGCAGTTACCAG ATGATGGAACACCTGGATTatacaggaaatgaagaaagcacAGCATCAGCCAGCGAACAGCCTGGAGGACAATAA